The following coding sequences are from one Thunnus maccoyii chromosome 17, fThuMac1.1, whole genome shotgun sequence window:
- the LOC121882302 gene encoding poly(A) polymerase type 3-like isoform X1 yields MPRILNRPDIPKWYGISGPISEDFPNEADLIQTRELCESLKSNGVFEDILALQHREKVLKRLESLYKEWLTEMCEEMDLPESVTEKVGGKIFPFGSYHLGVHTRGADIDALCVGPGFVERKDFFTSLFEKLKAQEEVKDIRAIEEAFVPVIKLSYDGIEIDLVFAQVALKRIPENLDLCSNKLVKGRDKHCVRSLNGYRVTEEILSLVPNVFNFRLTLRAIKLWAKRRNIYSNVLGFLGGVSWAILVAKVCQLYPHATASTLVSKFFKIFSNWEWPIPVLLKEVKDCHFDFPVWDPKVNVSDRCHLMPIITPAYPQQNSTFNVSPSTFAIMTEEMKQGHAITEEIQQKKAHWSKLFETPNFFEKYQHYILLQASAATEKQHLEWVGLVESKIRLLVGTLERNTHISLAHVNLQPFPRSRKANKERMSTMWLIGVLFNEVPKNMKIDLTSDLLSFSHTVYSQAERCKMYEEGMTISATYVNRESLCWVMPNGERKKVFTLKPTHSVSSQPSATVPPSQILSVSASQQATERKAWPQPEMSAKNINTDEESVSVTSSSSFQVSMPSKPSSPSTVPQATKRPCSPHSETSAKKFKADRESTPETTSTSTDEPTTGSPRSESPSPTLSPLSAERPGTSELETPANKVKFDLSPPAVELSDLPPGPTKPVTFVKRAIKLQLIRRCN; encoded by the exons ATGCCTCG TATATTGAATAGACCAGATATACCCAAGTGGTATGGTATTTCTGGTCCTATCAGCGAGGATTTTCCCAACGAGGCTgacctgatccagaccagaGAACTGTGTGAAAGTCTCAAATCAAATGGTGTGTTTGAGGACATATTGGCGCTGCAGCACAG AGAGAAGGTCTTGAAAAGGCTGGAGTCACTCTATAAGGAGTGGCTCACAGAAATGTGTGAAGAAATG gACTTACCTGAATCGGTAACAGAGAAAGTTGGAGGCAAGATCTTCCCATTTGGCTCCTATCATCTGGGCGTACACACCAGAG gTGCTGATATTGATGCCCTCTGTGTTGGACCTGGATTTGTTGAAAGAAAAGACTTCTTCACCTCtttatttgagaagctgaaagcaCAAGAGGAGGTTAAAGACATACGG GCCATTGAAGAGGCATTCGTCCCAGTCATCAAACTGTCTTATGATGGAATTGAG ATTGACTTGGTCTTTGCTCAGGTGGCATTGAAAAGGATTCCTGAAAATCTGGACCTCTGCAGTAACAAGCTGGTGAAGGGCAGAGACAAACACTGTGTGAGGAGTCTCAATG GCTACAGAGTTACAGAGGAGATCCTCAGCCTTGTGCCTAATGTCTTCAACTTCAGACTCACTTTGAGAGCCATTAAGCTATGGGCCAAAC GCCGTAACATTTACTCCAACGTGCTTGGCTTTTTGGGTGGTGTATCATGGGCCATACTTGTAGCCAAAGTCTGTCAGCTCTATCCACACGCTACAGCGTCCACCCTGGTGTCCAAATTCTTCAAGATCTTCTCCAACTG GGAGTGGCCAATCCCAGTTCTCTTGAAAGAAGTAAAGGACTGCCACTTCGACTTTCCTGTTTGGGACCCCAAG GTTAATGTAAGTGACCGCTGCCACCTGATGCCAATCATCACCCCAGCATACCCACAGCAGAACTCCACATTCAACGTGAGTCCCTCCACCTTTGCCATCATGACGGAGGAGATGAAACAGG GCCATGCCATCACTGAAgaaatacagcagaaaaaagcaCACTGGTCCAAGCTATTTGAAACTCCAAACTTTTTTGAGAAGTACCA GCATTACATTCTGTTGCAAGCAAGTGCAGCTACAGAGAAGCAGCATCTTGAATG GGTTGGCCTAGTCGAGTCTAAAATCAGACTGCTGGTGGGAACTCTGGAGAGAAACACGCACATTTCTCTGGCCCATGTTAATCTACAGCCTTTCCCTAGATCCAGGAAGGCCAACAA agagaggaTGAGCACAATGTGGCTGATTGGAGTCCTCTTTAATGAGGTGcctaaaaacatgaaaatagacCTAACCTCTGACCTCCTGTCTTTCAGTCATactg TCTATAGTCAGGCAGAACGCTGCAAGATGTATGAGGAGGGGATGACCATATCAGCCACATACGTGAACAGGGAAAGTCTTTGCTGGGTGATGCCTAACGGCGAGCGAAAAAAGGTTTTCACCCTAAAACCGACACACTCGGTGAGCAGCCAACCCTCGGCCACAGTGCCACCTAGTCAAATACTGTCTGTCAGCGCCAGCCAGCAAGCCACAGAGAGAAAAGCCTGGCCTCAGCCGGAGATGTCAGCCAAGAACATTAATACTGATGAG GAATCAGTGTCCGTGACGAGCAGCTCATCTTTTCAAGTGTCCATGCCCAGCAAACCTTCCTCACCCTCCACGGTCCCACAGGCCACCAAGAGACCTTGTTCTCCACATTCAGAAACTTCAGCTAAGAAGTTCAAAGCAGATAGGGAATCAACTCCAGAGACCACAAGCACCAGCACTGATGAGCCCACTACAGGTTCCCCGCGCAGTGAGAGTCCATCTCCCACCTTGAGCCCACTAAGCGCCGAGAGACCTGGCACTTCTGAGCTTGAGACACCTGCCAATAAGGTCAAATTTGATCTG AGTCCCCCCGCTGTCGAACTGTCTGACTTACCTCCCGGCCCCACCAAGCCTGTTACTTTTGTGAAACGTGCCATCAAACTCCAGCTTATCAG GAGGTGTAATTGA
- the LOC121882302 gene encoding poly(A) polymerase type 3-like isoform X3 translates to MPREDFPNEADLIQTRELCESLKSNGVFEDILALQHREKVLKRLESLYKEWLTEMCEEMDLPESVTEKVGGKIFPFGSYHLGVHTRGADIDALCVGPGFVERKDFFTSLFEKLKAQEEVKDIRAIEEAFVPVIKLSYDGIEIDLVFAQVALKRIPENLDLCSNKLVKGRDKHCVRSLNGYRVTEEILSLVPNVFNFRLTLRAIKLWAKRRNIYSNVLGFLGGVSWAILVAKVCQLYPHATASTLVSKFFKIFSNWEWPIPVLLKEVKDCHFDFPVWDPKVNVSDRCHLMPIITPAYPQQNSTFNVSPSTFAIMTEEMKQGHAITEEIQQKKAHWSKLFETPNFFEKYQHYILLQASAATEKQHLEWVGLVESKIRLLVGTLERNTHISLAHVNLQPFPRSRKANKERMSTMWLIGVLFNEVPKNMKIDLTSDLLSFSHTVYSQAERCKMYEEGMTISATYVNRESLCWVMPNGERKKVFTLKPTHSVSSQPSATVPPSQILSVSASQQATERKAWPQPEMSAKNINTDEESVSVTSSSSFQVSMPSKPSSPSTVPQATKRPCSPHSETSAKKFKADRESTPETTSTSTDEPTTGSPRSESPSPTLSPLSAERPGTSELETPANKVKFDLSPPAVELSDLPPGPTKPVTFVKRAIKLQLIRRCN, encoded by the exons ATGCCTCG CGAGGATTTTCCCAACGAGGCTgacctgatccagaccagaGAACTGTGTGAAAGTCTCAAATCAAATGGTGTGTTTGAGGACATATTGGCGCTGCAGCACAG AGAGAAGGTCTTGAAAAGGCTGGAGTCACTCTATAAGGAGTGGCTCACAGAAATGTGTGAAGAAATG gACTTACCTGAATCGGTAACAGAGAAAGTTGGAGGCAAGATCTTCCCATTTGGCTCCTATCATCTGGGCGTACACACCAGAG gTGCTGATATTGATGCCCTCTGTGTTGGACCTGGATTTGTTGAAAGAAAAGACTTCTTCACCTCtttatttgagaagctgaaagcaCAAGAGGAGGTTAAAGACATACGG GCCATTGAAGAGGCATTCGTCCCAGTCATCAAACTGTCTTATGATGGAATTGAG ATTGACTTGGTCTTTGCTCAGGTGGCATTGAAAAGGATTCCTGAAAATCTGGACCTCTGCAGTAACAAGCTGGTGAAGGGCAGAGACAAACACTGTGTGAGGAGTCTCAATG GCTACAGAGTTACAGAGGAGATCCTCAGCCTTGTGCCTAATGTCTTCAACTTCAGACTCACTTTGAGAGCCATTAAGCTATGGGCCAAAC GCCGTAACATTTACTCCAACGTGCTTGGCTTTTTGGGTGGTGTATCATGGGCCATACTTGTAGCCAAAGTCTGTCAGCTCTATCCACACGCTACAGCGTCCACCCTGGTGTCCAAATTCTTCAAGATCTTCTCCAACTG GGAGTGGCCAATCCCAGTTCTCTTGAAAGAAGTAAAGGACTGCCACTTCGACTTTCCTGTTTGGGACCCCAAG GTTAATGTAAGTGACCGCTGCCACCTGATGCCAATCATCACCCCAGCATACCCACAGCAGAACTCCACATTCAACGTGAGTCCCTCCACCTTTGCCATCATGACGGAGGAGATGAAACAGG GCCATGCCATCACTGAAgaaatacagcagaaaaaagcaCACTGGTCCAAGCTATTTGAAACTCCAAACTTTTTTGAGAAGTACCA GCATTACATTCTGTTGCAAGCAAGTGCAGCTACAGAGAAGCAGCATCTTGAATG GGTTGGCCTAGTCGAGTCTAAAATCAGACTGCTGGTGGGAACTCTGGAGAGAAACACGCACATTTCTCTGGCCCATGTTAATCTACAGCCTTTCCCTAGATCCAGGAAGGCCAACAA agagaggaTGAGCACAATGTGGCTGATTGGAGTCCTCTTTAATGAGGTGcctaaaaacatgaaaatagacCTAACCTCTGACCTCCTGTCTTTCAGTCATactg TCTATAGTCAGGCAGAACGCTGCAAGATGTATGAGGAGGGGATGACCATATCAGCCACATACGTGAACAGGGAAAGTCTTTGCTGGGTGATGCCTAACGGCGAGCGAAAAAAGGTTTTCACCCTAAAACCGACACACTCGGTGAGCAGCCAACCCTCGGCCACAGTGCCACCTAGTCAAATACTGTCTGTCAGCGCCAGCCAGCAAGCCACAGAGAGAAAAGCCTGGCCTCAGCCGGAGATGTCAGCCAAGAACATTAATACTGATGAG GAATCAGTGTCCGTGACGAGCAGCTCATCTTTTCAAGTGTCCATGCCCAGCAAACCTTCCTCACCCTCCACGGTCCCACAGGCCACCAAGAGACCTTGTTCTCCACATTCAGAAACTTCAGCTAAGAAGTTCAAAGCAGATAGGGAATCAACTCCAGAGACCACAAGCACCAGCACTGATGAGCCCACTACAGGTTCCCCGCGCAGTGAGAGTCCATCTCCCACCTTGAGCCCACTAAGCGCCGAGAGACCTGGCACTTCTGAGCTTGAGACACCTGCCAATAAGGTCAAATTTGATCTG AGTCCCCCCGCTGTCGAACTGTCTGACTTACCTCCCGGCCCCACCAAGCCTGTTACTTTTGTGAAACGTGCCATCAAACTCCAGCTTATCAG GAGGTGTAATTGA
- the LOC121882302 gene encoding poly(A) polymerase type 3-like isoform X2, producing MPRILNRPDIPKWYGISGPISEDFPNEADLIQTRELCESLKSNGVFEDILALQHREKVLKRLESLYKEWLTEMCEEMDLPESVTEKVGGKIFPFGSYHLGVHTRGADIDALCVGPGFVERKDFFTSLFEKLKAQEEVKDIRAIEEAFVPVIKLSYDGIEIDLVFAQVALKRIPENLDLCSNKLVKGRDKHCVRSLNGYRVTEEILSLVPNVFNFRLTLRAIKLWAKRRNIYSNVLGFLGGVSWAILVAKVCQLYPHATASTLVSKFFKIFSNWEWPIPVLLKEVKDCHFDFPVWDPKVNVSDRCHLMPIITPAYPQQNSTFNVSPSTFAIMTEEMKQGHAITEEIQQKKAHWSKLFETPNFFEKYQHYILLQASAATEKQHLEWVGLVESKIRLLVGTLERNTHISLAHVNLQPFPRSRKANKERMSTMWLIGVLFNEVPKNMKIDLTSDLLSFSHTVYSQAERCKMYEEGMTISATYVNRESLCWVMPNGERKKVFTLKPTHSVSSQPSATVPPSQILSVSASQQATERKAWPQPEMSAKNINTDEESVSVTSSSSFQVSMPSKPSSPSTVPQATKRPCSPHSETSAKKFKADRESTPETTSTSTDEPTTGSPRSESPSPTLSPLSAERPGTSELETPANKSPPAVELSDLPPGPTKPVTFVKRAIKLQLIRRCN from the exons ATGCCTCG TATATTGAATAGACCAGATATACCCAAGTGGTATGGTATTTCTGGTCCTATCAGCGAGGATTTTCCCAACGAGGCTgacctgatccagaccagaGAACTGTGTGAAAGTCTCAAATCAAATGGTGTGTTTGAGGACATATTGGCGCTGCAGCACAG AGAGAAGGTCTTGAAAAGGCTGGAGTCACTCTATAAGGAGTGGCTCACAGAAATGTGTGAAGAAATG gACTTACCTGAATCGGTAACAGAGAAAGTTGGAGGCAAGATCTTCCCATTTGGCTCCTATCATCTGGGCGTACACACCAGAG gTGCTGATATTGATGCCCTCTGTGTTGGACCTGGATTTGTTGAAAGAAAAGACTTCTTCACCTCtttatttgagaagctgaaagcaCAAGAGGAGGTTAAAGACATACGG GCCATTGAAGAGGCATTCGTCCCAGTCATCAAACTGTCTTATGATGGAATTGAG ATTGACTTGGTCTTTGCTCAGGTGGCATTGAAAAGGATTCCTGAAAATCTGGACCTCTGCAGTAACAAGCTGGTGAAGGGCAGAGACAAACACTGTGTGAGGAGTCTCAATG GCTACAGAGTTACAGAGGAGATCCTCAGCCTTGTGCCTAATGTCTTCAACTTCAGACTCACTTTGAGAGCCATTAAGCTATGGGCCAAAC GCCGTAACATTTACTCCAACGTGCTTGGCTTTTTGGGTGGTGTATCATGGGCCATACTTGTAGCCAAAGTCTGTCAGCTCTATCCACACGCTACAGCGTCCACCCTGGTGTCCAAATTCTTCAAGATCTTCTCCAACTG GGAGTGGCCAATCCCAGTTCTCTTGAAAGAAGTAAAGGACTGCCACTTCGACTTTCCTGTTTGGGACCCCAAG GTTAATGTAAGTGACCGCTGCCACCTGATGCCAATCATCACCCCAGCATACCCACAGCAGAACTCCACATTCAACGTGAGTCCCTCCACCTTTGCCATCATGACGGAGGAGATGAAACAGG GCCATGCCATCACTGAAgaaatacagcagaaaaaagcaCACTGGTCCAAGCTATTTGAAACTCCAAACTTTTTTGAGAAGTACCA GCATTACATTCTGTTGCAAGCAAGTGCAGCTACAGAGAAGCAGCATCTTGAATG GGTTGGCCTAGTCGAGTCTAAAATCAGACTGCTGGTGGGAACTCTGGAGAGAAACACGCACATTTCTCTGGCCCATGTTAATCTACAGCCTTTCCCTAGATCCAGGAAGGCCAACAA agagaggaTGAGCACAATGTGGCTGATTGGAGTCCTCTTTAATGAGGTGcctaaaaacatgaaaatagacCTAACCTCTGACCTCCTGTCTTTCAGTCATactg TCTATAGTCAGGCAGAACGCTGCAAGATGTATGAGGAGGGGATGACCATATCAGCCACATACGTGAACAGGGAAAGTCTTTGCTGGGTGATGCCTAACGGCGAGCGAAAAAAGGTTTTCACCCTAAAACCGACACACTCGGTGAGCAGCCAACCCTCGGCCACAGTGCCACCTAGTCAAATACTGTCTGTCAGCGCCAGCCAGCAAGCCACAGAGAGAAAAGCCTGGCCTCAGCCGGAGATGTCAGCCAAGAACATTAATACTGATGAG GAATCAGTGTCCGTGACGAGCAGCTCATCTTTTCAAGTGTCCATGCCCAGCAAACCTTCCTCACCCTCCACGGTCCCACAGGCCACCAAGAGACCTTGTTCTCCACATTCAGAAACTTCAGCTAAGAAGTTCAAAGCAGATAGGGAATCAACTCCAGAGACCACAAGCACCAGCACTGATGAGCCCACTACAGGTTCCCCGCGCAGTGAGAGTCCATCTCCCACCTTGAGCCCACTAAGCGCCGAGAGACCTGGCACTTCTGAGCTTGAGACACCTGCCAATAAG AGTCCCCCCGCTGTCGAACTGTCTGACTTACCTCCCGGCCCCACCAAGCCTGTTACTTTTGTGAAACGTGCCATCAAACTCCAGCTTATCAG GAGGTGTAATTGA